Proteins encoded in a region of the Haloarchaeobius salinus genome:
- the ppc gene encoding phosphoenolpyruvate carboxylase — protein MSLHDRDVRQDVRELGALLGDVLEAQSSTGAFDTVESVREAAIDYRRGERTDRDELAAELEGLTPELSSVVARAFTTYFELINLAEERERVRAVRRGEQAGTLSDGVREAVEHLAEDDPELVQQVLDDVIVEPTFTAHPTEARRKTVKAKLRSVAGHLETLDEQRLTDDEVAGLERELEAEVTSLWQTPQVRDRQPQPTDEARNVQWYLENTLFDVTADVYADLEDALGESFADLDVGKLFEFRSWAGSDRDGNPFVTPEVTTETLARQRRVVLERYRDRLKALSGILSQDVDRLDVGSRFEASLAADRERLPGVVDEAESRYPSEPYRQKLKLMRERLDRVDDVRPGGYEDASGLADDLDVVAGSLRANGGEAIVDAHVEPTRRQVETFGFSLASLDLRDHQENHTATVAAALAREGIDYASLDEDERVETLTEAILQDQPVVDVTDTEGLDDTPTRVLRRFDHLADWQAEYGVDAIDTYAISMTEEPSHVLEVLFLADQAGVVELPGYSGLDVVPLLETESALSGARRIMGTLFENEAYAGALESRGGTQEIMLGYSDSNKENGFLAANWSLYENQRRLADVCAEFDVTLRLFHGRGGSISRGGGPMHEALLALPNRTVTGQVKFTEQGEAIAEKYANPRVAEREISQMLNAQLRARRNAIETPEESVAATWVAAMETMADAARDEYRDLLETEGFVEYFEQATPITVIEDLNLGSRPASRSGERSVEDLRAIPWVFSWTQSRCILPGWYALATGIDAYLDDGGDVETLQEMYDSWPFFRSTLDNAALSLARTDLEITTHYAELADEDLRERFFPRVSAEYERATDLVTTIADRETLYARDWFGESLRRRNPYVDPLNLLQTRLLARSHRTDAEERTLRLTVKGIAAGMQNTG, from the coding sequence ATGAGCTTGCACGACAGGGACGTTCGGCAGGACGTCCGGGAGCTCGGCGCACTCCTGGGCGACGTGCTCGAAGCGCAGTCCTCCACGGGGGCGTTCGACACGGTCGAGTCGGTCCGCGAGGCGGCCATCGACTACCGGCGCGGGGAACGGACGGACCGGGACGAACTCGCGGCCGAGCTCGAGGGGCTGACGCCCGAGCTGTCGAGCGTCGTCGCACGGGCCTTCACGACCTACTTCGAACTCATCAACCTCGCCGAGGAGCGCGAGCGGGTCCGGGCGGTCCGGCGGGGCGAGCAGGCCGGCACGCTCTCGGACGGCGTCCGCGAGGCCGTCGAGCACCTCGCCGAGGACGACCCCGAGCTCGTCCAGCAGGTGCTCGACGACGTGATCGTCGAACCGACGTTCACCGCGCACCCGACCGAGGCGCGCCGGAAGACGGTGAAGGCGAAGCTGCGCTCGGTGGCCGGCCACCTGGAGACGCTCGACGAGCAGCGGCTCACCGACGACGAGGTCGCGGGGCTCGAACGCGAGCTCGAGGCCGAGGTGACGAGCCTCTGGCAGACGCCACAGGTCCGGGACCGCCAGCCGCAGCCGACCGACGAGGCGCGCAACGTCCAGTGGTACCTCGAGAACACGCTGTTCGACGTGACAGCCGACGTGTACGCCGACCTGGAGGACGCGCTCGGCGAGTCGTTCGCCGACCTCGACGTCGGCAAGCTGTTCGAGTTCCGCTCGTGGGCCGGCAGCGACCGCGACGGCAACCCCTTCGTCACGCCCGAGGTGACGACGGAGACGCTCGCGCGCCAGCGGCGGGTCGTCCTCGAGCGCTACCGCGACCGACTGAAGGCGCTGTCGGGCATCCTGAGCCAGGACGTCGACCGGCTCGACGTGGGCTCGCGGTTCGAGGCGTCGCTGGCCGCGGACCGCGAACGCCTCCCCGGTGTCGTCGACGAGGCGGAGTCGCGCTACCCGAGCGAGCCGTACCGGCAGAAGCTGAAGCTGATGCGCGAGCGCCTGGACCGGGTCGACGACGTGCGCCCCGGCGGCTACGAGGACGCGTCCGGGCTCGCCGACGACCTCGACGTGGTCGCGGGGAGCCTTCGTGCCAACGGTGGCGAGGCCATCGTCGACGCGCACGTCGAGCCGACGCGCCGGCAGGTCGAGACGTTCGGCTTCTCGCTGGCCAGCCTCGACCTGCGCGACCACCAGGAGAACCACACCGCGACGGTCGCCGCGGCGCTCGCCCGCGAGGGCATCGACTACGCATCCCTCGACGAGGACGAGCGCGTCGAGACGCTCACCGAAGCAATCCTGCAGGACCAGCCGGTCGTCGACGTGACCGACACCGAGGGCCTCGACGACACGCCGACCCGTGTCCTCCGGCGGTTCGACCATCTCGCGGACTGGCAGGCCGAGTACGGCGTGGACGCCATCGACACCTACGCCATCTCGATGACCGAGGAGCCGAGCCACGTGCTCGAGGTGCTGTTCCTCGCTGACCAGGCGGGCGTCGTCGAACTCCCCGGCTACAGCGGGCTCGACGTCGTCCCGCTGCTGGAGACCGAGAGCGCACTCTCCGGGGCGCGCCGCATCATGGGCACGCTGTTCGAGAACGAGGCGTACGCGGGCGCGCTCGAATCCCGGGGAGGGACCCAGGAGATCATGCTCGGCTACTCCGACTCGAACAAGGAGAACGGCTTCCTCGCGGCGAACTGGTCGCTGTACGAGAACCAGCGCCGCCTCGCCGACGTCTGTGCGGAGTTCGACGTGACGCTGCGGCTGTTCCACGGCCGCGGTGGCTCCATCTCCCGCGGCGGCGGGCCGATGCACGAGGCGCTGCTCGCCCTGCCGAACCGCACCGTCACCGGTCAGGTGAAGTTCACCGAGCAGGGCGAGGCCATCGCCGAGAAGTACGCCAACCCGCGCGTCGCCGAGCGCGAGATCTCCCAGATGCTGAACGCCCAGCTCCGCGCGCGGCGCAACGCCATCGAGACGCCCGAGGAGTCGGTCGCTGCCACCTGGGTCGCCGCGATGGAGACGATGGCCGACGCCGCCCGCGACGAGTACCGCGACCTCCTCGAGACGGAGGGGTTCGTCGAGTACTTCGAGCAGGCGACGCCCATCACCGTCATCGAGGACCTGAACCTCGGCTCGCGCCCGGCCTCGCGGTCGGGCGAGCGCAGCGTCGAGGACCTGCGGGCCATCCCGTGGGTGTTCTCGTGGACGCAGTCGCGCTGCATCCTCCCGGGCTGGTACGCACTGGCGACCGGTATCGACGCGTACCTCGACGACGGCGGCGATGTCGAGACGCTGCAGGAGATGTACGACTCGTGGCCGTTCTTCCGGTCGACGCTCGACAACGCCGCGCTCTCGCTCGCCCGGACGGACCTCGAGATCACGACCCACTACGCCGAGCTCGCGGACGAGGACCTCCGCGAACGGTTCTTCCCCCGCGTCAGCGCCGAGTACGAGCGGGCGACCGACCTCGTGACGACCATCGCCGACCGCGAGACGCTGTACGCCCGCGACTGGTTCGGCGAGAGCCTCCGCCGGCGCAACCCCTACGTCGACCCGCTGAACCTGCTCCAGACCCGACTGCTCGCCCGGAGCCACCGCACCGACGCCGAGGAGCGCACCCTCCGGCTCACTGTCAAGGGGATCGCGGCGGGGATGCAGAACACCGGCTGA
- a CDS encoding phytoene desaturase family protein yields MNSLAGESVVVVGSGFGGLATACYLADAGAEVTVIEKNEQLGGRASVLERDGFRFDMGPSWYLMPDVFERFFGHFDREPTEYYGLEHLDPHYRIFFKDGDKVDVTRDLERTKQVFESYETGAGAALERYLDKSAENYEVGMEHFVYEDRASLREFVDIDVARQARGLSLLGSMQDHVEDYFDHPKLQQIMQYTLVFLGGSPKNTPALYNLMSHVDFNLGVWYPEGGMGGVVDGIVEMGEELGAEFLVDEPVTEIKGRYGGFLVETERDKLLADIVVSDADYAHTEQALLPPEKRQYSADYWESRTYAPSAFLMYMGVEGDVPELEHHTLVLPTDWEQHFDQIFEEPAWPENPAYYLCVPSKTDDTVAPAGYSNLFVLVPIAPGLDDDEETREWYRGLILDDIAEFTDTDLRDRMVVEETFSVSEFADRYNSMRGTALGMAHTLRQTAMFRPPHRSEAVDGLYFTGSYTTPGIGVPMCLISGDITADAVLEDYGA; encoded by the coding sequence ATGAATTCCCTCGCAGGAGAGTCGGTCGTCGTCGTCGGGAGCGGGTTCGGTGGGCTCGCGACGGCCTGCTACCTCGCCGACGCCGGTGCCGAGGTGACGGTCATCGAGAAGAACGAACAGCTCGGTGGTCGCGCCTCGGTGCTCGAACGCGACGGCTTCCGGTTCGACATGGGGCCCTCCTGGTACCTGATGCCCGACGTGTTCGAGCGCTTCTTCGGCCACTTCGACCGCGAACCGACGGAGTACTACGGGCTGGAGCATCTCGACCCGCACTACCGCATCTTCTTCAAGGACGGCGACAAGGTCGACGTCACCCGCGACCTCGAACGCACGAAGCAGGTGTTCGAGTCGTACGAGACCGGGGCCGGCGCGGCGCTCGAACGGTACCTCGACAAGTCGGCGGAGAACTACGAGGTCGGCATGGAGCACTTCGTCTACGAGGACCGCGCCTCCCTCCGGGAGTTCGTGGACATCGACGTGGCCCGGCAGGCCCGCGGGCTCTCGCTGCTCGGGTCGATGCAGGACCACGTCGAGGACTACTTCGACCACCCGAAGCTCCAGCAGATCATGCAGTACACGCTCGTGTTCCTCGGCGGGTCGCCGAAGAACACGCCCGCGCTCTACAACCTGATGAGCCACGTCGACTTCAACCTCGGCGTCTGGTACCCCGAGGGCGGCATGGGCGGCGTCGTCGACGGCATCGTCGAGATGGGCGAGGAGCTGGGCGCGGAGTTCCTCGTCGACGAGCCGGTCACGGAGATCAAGGGTCGCTACGGCGGCTTCCTCGTCGAGACCGAGCGCGACAAGCTCCTCGCCGACATCGTCGTCAGCGACGCCGACTACGCCCACACCGAGCAGGCGCTGCTCCCGCCCGAGAAACGCCAGTACAGCGCCGACTACTGGGAGTCACGCACCTACGCCCCCTCCGCGTTCCTCATGTACATGGGCGTCGAGGGCGACGTGCCCGAGCTGGAACACCACACGCTGGTGCTGCCGACGGACTGGGAGCAGCACTTCGACCAGATATTCGAGGAGCCCGCGTGGCCGGAGAACCCCGCGTACTACCTCTGTGTCCCCTCGAAGACCGACGACACGGTCGCGCCGGCGGGCTACAGCAACCTGTTCGTCCTCGTCCCCATCGCGCCCGGGCTGGACGACGACGAGGAGACACGCGAGTGGTACCGCGGGCTCATCCTCGACGACATCGCCGAGTTCACCGACACCGACCTGCGCGACCGCATGGTCGTCGAGGAGACGTTCTCGGTCTCGGAGTTCGCGGACCGCTACAACTCGATGCGGGGGACCGCCCTCGGGATGGCCCACACGCTGCGCCAGACCGCGATGTTCCGGCCACCGCACCGTTCGGAGGCAGTCGACGGGCTCTACTTCACGGGGTCGTACACGACGCCCGGCATCGGCGTCCCCATGTGTCTCATCAGCGGCGACATCACCGCCGACGCCGTGCTGGAGGACTACGGCGCGTAG
- a CDS encoding YkgJ family cysteine cluster protein — protein sequence MAASRRVEVHPGREVVVDFDPSLTFECVDDCTWCCHHGVLLYEPDFFELAGHADLADATTDFRGQDFVRKEDKEREEHVGEDGEACYFLRDDGLCTLHLEHDWKPARCSVFPLAVTVEDGDIHVDIRDSAHEHCDGLDVSERKVIDNLDAFLPEVLWELDDPESDREL from the coding sequence ATGGCAGCGTCAAGACGCGTCGAGGTCCACCCCGGTCGCGAGGTCGTCGTCGACTTCGACCCGTCGCTCACCTTCGAGTGCGTCGACGACTGCACCTGGTGCTGTCACCACGGCGTGTTGCTGTACGAGCCGGACTTCTTCGAGCTGGCCGGGCACGCCGACCTCGCCGACGCGACGACCGACTTCCGCGGGCAGGACTTCGTCCGGAAGGAGGACAAGGAGCGCGAGGAGCACGTCGGCGAGGACGGGGAGGCCTGCTACTTCCTGCGGGACGACGGCCTCTGTACCCTCCACCTCGAGCACGACTGGAAGCCGGCGCGCTGTTCGGTGTTCCCCCTCGCGGTCACGGTCGAGGACGGCGACATCCACGTCGACATCCGCGACAGCGCGCACGAACACTGCGACGGTCTGGACGTCTCCGAACGGAAGGTCATCGACAACCTCGACGCGTTCCTGCCCGAGGTGCTGTGGGAGCTGGACGACCCCGAGAGCGACCGGGAGCTGTGA
- a CDS encoding DUF7576 family protein, with protein sequence MTSAEPEPVSSSEDTEATCATCGAPVETDEWHPAATTTTDDGAVQLLSFCDRSCRDRWQERAE encoded by the coding sequence ATGACCTCAGCAGAGCCAGAGCCGGTTTCGTCGAGCGAGGATACCGAGGCGACGTGTGCCACCTGTGGTGCCCCCGTCGAGACCGACGAGTGGCACCCCGCCGCGACCACGACGACCGACGACGGTGCCGTCCAGCTCCTCTCGTTCTGCGACCGGAGCTGCCGGGACCGCTGGCAGGAACGAGCGGAGTGA
- a CDS encoding prenyltransferase, translated as MTGVVSSLASNLARIVPSEDRLSGYLLRLSRPRFWFYLAGPVVVGAAYAANGTAELLTPLTFALFAYFLVPANVFLYGVNDAFDRDIDEHNPKKDEKEVRYRGGTAVRVVVALAGLLAVPLLVVLPTVGTLAFALYLFLAVEYSAPPLRFKTTPLLDSLSNGLYALPGVIAFVAVADALPPTAAIAGAWLWTMAMHTFSAIPDIEPDREAGISTTATFLGEGPTYAYCGVVWLAAAAAFALVDYRLGLLLSVYPLFVTGVALSDVAVDRAYWWFPFLNTVVGAVMTMGKLWVMLYA; from the coding sequence ATGACCGGTGTCGTCTCCAGCCTCGCGTCGAACCTCGCCCGGATCGTCCCCTCGGAGGACCGGCTGTCGGGCTACCTGCTCCGGCTCTCCCGGCCGAGATTCTGGTTCTACCTCGCCGGGCCGGTCGTCGTCGGGGCGGCATACGCCGCGAACGGCACCGCCGAACTGCTGACGCCCCTGACGTTCGCGCTGTTCGCGTACTTCCTCGTCCCGGCGAACGTGTTCCTCTACGGCGTCAACGACGCGTTCGACCGCGACATCGACGAGCACAACCCCAAGAAGGACGAGAAGGAGGTCCGGTACCGCGGTGGGACGGCCGTCCGGGTCGTCGTCGCCCTCGCCGGATTGCTCGCGGTGCCCCTCCTGGTCGTCCTCCCGACCGTCGGTACGCTGGCGTTCGCGCTCTACCTGTTCCTCGCCGTCGAGTACAGCGCGCCGCCGCTGCGGTTCAAGACGACGCCGCTGCTCGACTCGCTGTCGAACGGGCTGTACGCGCTGCCCGGCGTCATCGCGTTCGTCGCGGTCGCCGACGCGCTCCCGCCGACGGCGGCCATCGCGGGGGCGTGGCTCTGGACGATGGCGATGCACACGTTCTCCGCCATCCCCGACATCGAGCCGGACCGCGAGGCGGGCATCAGCACGACGGCGACGTTCCTCGGTGAGGGGCCGACCTACGCCTACTGTGGCGTGGTCTGGCTCGCCGCCGCCGCCGCCTTCGCGCTGGTCGACTACCGGCTCGGGCTGCTGCTCTCCGTCTATCCCCTGTTCGTCACCGGCGTCGCGCTCTCGGACGTGGCCGTCGACCGGGCGTACTGGTGGTTCCCGTTCCTGAACACGGTCGTCGGCGCAGTCATGACGATGGGCAAGCTCTGGGTGATGCTGTATGCCTGA
- a CDS encoding transcription factor S encodes MQFCDDCGSMMKAQGDEWVCSSCGASEARGGDESAFVSTESQTDSEVIETEENAEFEGKPTATDVRCDACGNEEAWYYIQQTASADEPPTRFFKCTECGKKWRGYN; translated from the coding sequence ATGCAATTCTGCGACGACTGCGGTTCGATGATGAAGGCACAGGGCGACGAGTGGGTCTGTTCGAGTTGCGGGGCCAGCGAGGCCCGCGGCGGCGACGAGAGCGCGTTCGTCAGCACCGAGTCACAGACCGACAGCGAGGTCATCGAGACCGAGGAGAACGCGGAGTTCGAGGGCAAGCCCACGGCGACCGACGTGCGCTGTGACGCCTGTGGGAACGAGGAGGCGTGGTACTACATCCAGCAGACCGCCTCGGCCGACGAGCCGCCGACGCGCTTCTTCAAGTGCACCGAGTGCGGGAAGAAGTGGCGGGGGTACAACTGA
- a CDS encoding ZIP family metal transporter, with the protein MGSTETFGWRDPGDLSLVGLAAVASLLVLSAAAVVSAPSTDAMKPVGIAWVAFFAMALAIPVGVRARDQHARALVWGYGLASGAMIVSAALFLLPQAFGLAQGAANPATGMKYAGAGVAAGLLAGFGSHTLGHRFAHVDIGFDHTAVELSAHALAAGVIIGIVYGTMPELGVGLGLAIVSHKGPAGYAAARRLASNGKSPSVILLPATGVGLTAIPASFLDLSGEPLVTAAVFGFAAGVFLHVAMDFLPRCEIGGEVYEVAQVSDDAHHLLDRLRVHAVGSTFLGGTVVFVAWLLVG; encoded by the coding sequence ATGGGTTCCACGGAAACGTTCGGCTGGCGGGACCCCGGCGACCTCTCGCTCGTCGGCCTCGCCGCCGTCGCGTCGTTACTCGTGTTGAGTGCCGCCGCCGTCGTCTCCGCGCCGAGCACCGACGCGATGAAGCCCGTCGGCATCGCGTGGGTCGCGTTCTTCGCCATGGCGCTCGCCATTCCAGTCGGTGTCAGGGCGCGCGACCAGCACGCACGGGCACTCGTCTGGGGCTACGGGCTCGCCTCGGGCGCGATGATCGTCAGCGCCGCCCTCTTCCTCCTGCCGCAGGCGTTCGGGCTGGCACAGGGTGCAGCCAACCCCGCGACGGGGATGAAGTACGCCGGTGCCGGCGTCGCGGCCGGCCTGCTCGCCGGCTTCGGGAGCCACACGCTCGGGCACCGCTTCGCCCACGTCGACATCGGCTTCGACCACACCGCCGTCGAGCTCTCGGCCCACGCGCTCGCCGCCGGCGTCATCATCGGCATCGTCTACGGCACGATGCCCGAACTCGGCGTCGGCCTCGGACTGGCCATCGTCTCGCACAAGGGACCGGCCGGCTACGCCGCCGCCCGTCGCCTCGCGAGCAACGGGAAGTCGCCCTCGGTCATCCTGCTGCCCGCGACCGGCGTCGGGCTGACCGCCATCCCGGCGAGCTTCCTCGACCTCTCCGGCGAACCGCTCGTCACCGCCGCCGTCTTCGGCTTCGCCGCGGGCGTGTTCCTCCACGTCGCGATGGACTTCCTGCCGCGCTGTGAGATCGGCGGCGAGGTGTACGAGGTCGCGCAGGTCTCCGACGACGCCCACCACCTGCTCGACCGGCTCCGCGTCCACGCGGTCGGGAGCACGTTCCTCGGCGGCACGGTCGTGTTCGTCGCCTGGCTGCTCGTCGGGTGA
- a CDS encoding SDR family oxidoreductase, whose product MDGLTAVVTGASRGIGEAVVDELVAAGAHVVACARDPGDLDGLVERHDDAVTPVRADVRDEFDVERLVEAASRAGGYGGIDLVVANAGVYHGDPGDTPVQDEPYSAFDDHLRTNARGVFATFREAVPHLNEEARLLVPTGSVASDAKPGIGSYAVSKAAAEAVARAFAVDTPFVAGCVDPGQVETDLSGAGGRDPSEVGPLFAWAATDCPAEELDGGVVGLREWKQATR is encoded by the coding sequence ATGGACGGACTGACGGCGGTCGTCACCGGTGCAAGTCGTGGAATCGGCGAAGCGGTCGTGGACGAGCTGGTCGCGGCTGGGGCGCACGTGGTCGCCTGTGCCCGCGACCCCGGCGACCTCGACGGGCTGGTCGAGCGGCACGACGACGCCGTCACGCCCGTCAGGGCGGACGTGCGCGACGAGTTCGACGTCGAACGGCTCGTGGAGGCGGCCTCGCGGGCCGGCGGCTACGGCGGCATCGACCTCGTCGTCGCCAACGCGGGCGTCTACCACGGCGACCCGGGCGACACACCGGTGCAGGACGAGCCGTACTCGGCGTTCGACGACCACCTGCGGACGAACGCCCGCGGTGTCTTCGCCACGTTCCGCGAGGCGGTCCCGCACCTGAACGAGGAGGCCCGGCTGCTCGTCCCCACCGGCTCCGTCGCGAGCGACGCCAAGCCGGGCATCGGCTCCTACGCGGTCTCGAAGGCGGCTGCCGAGGCGGTCGCCCGCGCCTTCGCCGTCGACACGCCGTTCGTCGCGGGCTGTGTCGACCCCGGGCAGGTCGAGACCGACCTCTCGGGAGCGGGCGGGCGCGACCCGAGCGAGGTCGGTCCGCTGTTCGCCTGGGCGGCGACGGACTGCCCCGCCGAGGAGCTCGACGGCGGTGTGGTCGGACTGCGCGAGTGGAAGCAGGCGACCCGATAG
- a CDS encoding bacterio-opsin activator domain-containing protein, with amino-acid sequence MSEEFRVLYLTSDPTPEPELPDGPGSGLAVETVGTVDELDRRLAADGADCVVVCEDRDAGDDGLAEVHDTHAETVPFVHVTTDPTLDADAVVGDGVLHTLSDDQPVPFRELAAYVSTSVEFTDAANRFAVFAHHAQDGVVTTDADGRVTETNPAVADIFGFEDGELVGEHLSRLLPEDGGDRTLLPPFADDDTAIQWQPVRFTAADADGDEVPVLVTFGRFETASGTHYTGVVRDVSQRERLETELESHLERVTDAFFALDTDFRFRYVNGRAAELIDVDPDAVVGDLVWDRFPAAVGSRFQEQYEHAMETQESVSFEEYFPPLSTWFSVRAYPSETGLSVYFRDVTERKAREQALERQRDELEGLAQLNRVLQHVNETLVTAANRTVVERTVSEQLVESSLFAAAWLGRVDSRRDAVELATSAGHSEFEPEPTVAVTEAVTHPAGRAVASQSVELVDDLAALDGGDPWVEAAREQGFSSVAAVPVSYKGSQYGVVTVFATKPGAFSEGVVEALSQLQSVVGLAINATERRAALIADGTIQVELTLRDASNPLFRAVAEHDLVVELDGATAVDDHTFVEYFTVTGEPEQAFFDTVRSFDRVEGLTVLNQGAEETLVTLTVVDPPISTLLAEHGGTVREIVVEDGSAELVAELPKSGSVRSLVDSLEGMFETVDLRAKRERKRPERRVSEFRSTLEEQLTARQREALEAALRDGYFEWPRESDAEEIAATLDISSPTFHEHLRAAQQKLFTDLFDVSPTGPERDVPAGERS; translated from the coding sequence ATGAGCGAGGAGTTCAGGGTTCTCTATCTCACCTCCGACCCGACTCCGGAACCGGAGCTTCCGGACGGCCCCGGCTCGGGGCTCGCCGTCGAGACGGTCGGGACCGTCGACGAGCTCGACCGACGGCTCGCCGCGGACGGCGCGGACTGCGTGGTCGTCTGCGAGGACCGTGACGCCGGCGACGACGGGCTCGCCGAGGTACACGATACCCACGCCGAGACGGTGCCGTTCGTCCACGTCACGACGGACCCGACGCTCGACGCGGACGCGGTGGTCGGCGACGGTGTGCTCCACACACTCTCCGACGACCAGCCCGTGCCGTTCCGCGAGCTCGCCGCCTACGTCTCGACGAGCGTCGAGTTCACCGACGCCGCGAACCGCTTCGCGGTGTTCGCACACCACGCACAGGACGGCGTCGTGACCACCGACGCCGACGGACGCGTCACCGAGACCAACCCCGCGGTAGCGGACATCTTCGGCTTCGAGGACGGCGAGCTGGTCGGCGAGCACCTCTCGAGACTGCTCCCCGAGGACGGCGGCGACCGGACGCTCCTCCCGCCCTTTGCCGACGACGACACCGCGATCCAGTGGCAGCCGGTGCGGTTCACCGCGGCCGACGCCGACGGCGACGAGGTGCCCGTCCTCGTGACGTTCGGCCGGTTCGAGACGGCCTCGGGGACCCACTACACCGGCGTCGTCCGCGACGTCTCCCAGCGGGAGCGCCTCGAGACCGAACTCGAGTCCCACCTCGAGCGGGTGACCGACGCGTTCTTCGCGCTCGATACCGACTTCCGCTTCCGCTACGTCAACGGGCGCGCCGCCGAACTCATCGACGTCGACCCCGACGCGGTCGTCGGCGACCTGGTCTGGGACCGGTTCCCCGCCGCCGTCGGCAGCCGGTTCCAGGAGCAGTACGAGCACGCCATGGAGACACAGGAGTCGGTCTCCTTCGAGGAGTACTTCCCGCCCCTGTCGACGTGGTTCTCGGTCCGCGCCTACCCGTCGGAGACGGGGCTGTCGGTGTACTTCCGTGACGTGACCGAGCGCAAGGCACGCGAGCAGGCCCTCGAACGCCAGCGCGACGAGCTGGAGGGGCTGGCCCAGCTCAACCGCGTCCTCCAGCACGTCAACGAGACGCTGGTCACCGCCGCGAACCGGACGGTGGTCGAGCGGACCGTCTCCGAGCAGCTCGTAGAGTCGTCGCTGTTCGCGGCCGCCTGGCTCGGCCGGGTCGACTCCCGCCGCGACGCGGTCGAACTGGCGACGAGCGCCGGCCACAGCGAGTTCGAACCCGAGCCGACGGTGGCCGTCACCGAGGCGGTCACCCATCCGGCGGGGCGGGCGGTCGCGTCCCAGTCGGTCGAACTGGTCGACGATCTGGCGGCGCTCGATGGGGGCGACCCGTGGGTCGAGGCGGCACGCGAGCAGGGCTTCTCGTCGGTCGCCGCCGTGCCGGTCTCGTACAAGGGCTCCCAGTACGGGGTCGTCACCGTGTTCGCGACGAAGCCCGGCGCGTTCAGCGAGGGCGTGGTGGAGGCGCTCTCGCAGCTCCAGAGCGTCGTCGGGCTCGCCATCAACGCGACCGAGCGTCGTGCCGCTCTCATCGCCGACGGCACCATCCAGGTGGAGCTGACGCTCCGTGACGCGTCCAACCCACTGTTCCGGGCGGTTGCGGAGCACGACCTGGTCGTCGAGCTCGACGGGGCGACGGCAGTCGACGACCACACCTTCGTCGAGTACTTCACCGTCACCGGTGAGCCCGAGCAGGCGTTCTTCGACACCGTCCGGTCGTTCGACCGCGTCGAGGGGCTCACCGTCCTCAACCAGGGGGCCGAGGAGACGCTCGTGACGCTGACGGTGGTGGACCCGCCCATCTCGACGCTGCTCGCCGAGCACGGCGGCACGGTCCGCGAGATAGTGGTCGAGGACGGCTCGGCGGAACTCGTCGCTGAGCTCCCGAAGTCGGGGTCGGTCCGGTCCCTGGTCGACTCCCTCGAGGGGATGTTCGAGACCGTCGACCTCCGGGCGAAGCGCGAACGGAAGCGCCCGGAACGACGGGTCTCGGAGTTCCGGTCGACGCTCGAGGAGCAGCTCACCGCCCGCCAGCGCGAGGCACTCGAGGCCGCCCTGCGCGACGGCTACTTCGAGTGGCCACGCGAGAGCGACGCCGAGGAGATCGCGGCGACGCTCGACATCTCCTCGCCGACGTTCCACGAGCATCTCCGGGCCGCACAGCAGAAGCTGTTCACCGACCTGTTCGACGTGTCGCCGACCGGGCCCGAACGGGACGTCCCGGCGGGCGAACGCTCCTGA